In Cygnus atratus isolate AKBS03 ecotype Queensland, Australia chromosome 5, CAtr_DNAZoo_HiC_assembly, whole genome shotgun sequence, a single window of DNA contains:
- the RASSF10 gene encoding ras association domain-containing protein 10, translated as MEPEERKISVWICQEEKLISGLSRRTTCSDVVRVLLEDSHHRRQRPAPPEPGGGMLSGPPHSYCIVEKWRGFERILPNKTKILRLWVAWGDEQENVRFVLVRSEASLPNAGPRSAEARVVLSKERPGHGLGAARGSLALTQERQRRAVRKAFRKLAKINKKRQQPLAREASAAERMETLVHLVLSQDHTIRQQIQRLRELDREIDRYEAKIHLDRMKRHGVNYVQDTYLVGAGGGEPEPEPEPEPGPETPPAADRPEEDYARKCEAVLQLQEQRAQQEELLEHLAAEIQQELNERWMKRRREGLELAAGPGLAETDCDTTELSGGGEGELQLEHERVRTQLSTSLYIGLKLSTDLEAVKTDLNYTQRAWEDRERELQRLLETLGTLDVAEAAAEPRGAAGGRRAAAGGWLEQARALRKDRADNDEDSDTGLSSMHSQDSDSLPVCESLV; from the coding sequence ATGGAGCCCGAGGAGCGGAAGATCTCGGTGTGGATCTGCCAGGAGGAGAAGCTGATCTCCGGGCTCTCCCGGCGGACCACCTGCTCGGACGTGGTGCGGGTTCTGCTGGAGGACAGCCACCACCGGCGGCAGCGGCCGGCGCCGCCCGAGCCCGGCGGCGGGATGCTGTCGGGGCCGCCGCACTCATATTGCATCGTGGAGAAGTGGCGCGGCTTCGAGCGGATCCTGCCCAACAAGACGAAGATCCTGCGGCTCTGGGTGGCGTGGGGGGACGAGCAGGAGAACGTGCGCTTCGTGCTGGTGCGCAGCGAGGCCTCGCTGCCCAACGCGGGACCGCGGAGCGCCGAGGCGCGGGTGGTGCTCAGCAAGGAGCGCCCCGGCCACGGCCTGGGGGCGGCCCGCGGCAGCCTGGCGCTCACGCAGGAGCGGCAGCGGCGGGCGGTGCGGAAAGCCTTCCGCAAGCTGGCCAAGATCAACAAGAAGCGGCAGCAGCCGCTGGCCCGGGAAGCCTCGGCGGCGGAGAGGATGGAGACGCTGGTGCACCTGGTGCTCTCGCAGGACCACACCATCCGCCAGCAGATCCAGCGGCTGCGCGAGCTGGACCGGGAGATCGACAGGTACGAGGCCAAGATCCACCTGGACCGCATGAAGCGGCACGGCGTCAACTACGTGCAGGATACCTACCTGGTGGGcgccggcggcggggagcccgAGCCCGAGCCGGAGCCCGAGCCGGGCCCGGAGACGCCGCCCGCCGCCGACCGCCCCGAGGAGGACTACGCCAGGAAGTGCGAGgcggtgctgcagctgcaggagcagcgggcgcagcaggaggagctgctcgAGCACCTGGCCGCCGAGATCCAGCAGGAGCTCAACGAGCGCTGGATGAagcggcggcgggaggggctggagctggccgCGGGGCCCGGCCTGGCCGAGACGGACTGCGACACCACCGAGCTGAGCGGTGGCGGCGAGGgcgagctgcagctggagcacgAGCGGGTCAGGACGCAGCTGAGCACCAGCCTCTACATCGGCCTCAAGCTCAGCACGGACCTAGAGGCTGTCAAGACCGACCTGAACTACACGCAGCGGGCGTGGGAGGACAGGGAGCGGGAGCTGCAGCGCCTGCTGGAGACTCTGGGCACCCTGGACgtggcggaggcggcggcggagccgcGCGGAGcagccggggggcggcgggcggcggcgggcggctggCTGGAGCAGGCGCGGGCGCTGCGCAAGGACCGCGCTGACAACGACGAGGACTCGGACACGGGGCTGAGCTCCATGCACAGCCAGGACTCGGATTCGCTGCCCGTCTGCGAGTCCCTCGTCTAG